In Rattus norvegicus strain BN/NHsdMcwi chromosome 1, GRCr8, whole genome shotgun sequence, a genomic segment contains:
- the Dkk1 gene encoding dickkopf-related protein 1 precursor gives MTVVRAVAAVRFLVVLSTMALCSLPPLGVSATLNSVLINSNAIKNLPPPLGGAGGQPGSAVSVAPGVLYEGGNKYQTLDNYQPYPCAEDEECGTDEYCSSPSRGAAGVGGVQICLACRKRRKRCMRHAMCCPGNYCKNGICMPSDHSHLPRGEIEEGIIENLGNDHGAGDGYPRRTTLTSKIYHTKGQEGSVCLRSSDCATGLCCARHFWSKICKPVLKEGQVCTKHRRKGSHGLEIFQRCYCGEGLACRIQKDHHQTSNSSRLHTCQRH, from the exons ATGACGGTTGTGCGTGCAGTGGCAGCTGTCCGGTTCTTGGTCGTGCTTTCAACGATGGCTCTCTGCAGCCTCCCTCCGCTCGGAGTCAGCGCCACCTTGAACTCAGTTCTCATCAATTCCAACGCGATCAAGAACCTGCCCCCACCGCTGGGTGGTGCTGGGGGGCAGCCGGGCTCTGCTGTCAGCGTGGCGCCCGGAGTCCTCTATGAGGGCGGGAACAAGTACCAGACTCTTGACAACTACCAG CCCTACCCTTGCGCGGAGGATGAGGAGTGCGGCACTGACGAGTACTGCTCCAGTCCCAGCCGCGGGGCAGCCGGCGTGGGAGGTGTACAAATCTGCCTGGCTTGCCGAAAGCGCAGGAAACGCTGCATGAGGCACGCTATGTGCTGCCCCGGGAATTACTGCAAAAACG GAATATGCATGCCCTCTGACCACAGCCATTTACCTCGAGGGGAAATCGAGGAAGGCATCATTGAAAACCTTGGCAATGACCACGGTGCCGGGGATGGATATCCCAGAAGAACCACACTGACTTCAAAAATATATCACACCAAAG GGCAAGAAGGCTCTGTCTGCCTCCGATCATCAGACTGCGCCACAGGGCTGTGTTGTGCAAGACATTTCTGGTCCAAGATCTGTAAACCTGTCCTTAAAGAAGGTCAGGTATGCACCAAGCACAGGAGGAAAGGCTCCCACGGGCTGGAGATATTCCAGCGCTGTTACTGTGGGGAAGGTCTGGCTTGCAGGATACAGAAAGATCACCATCAAACCAGCAATTCTTCCAGGCTccacacctgccagagacactaa